A genomic stretch from Eubacterium sulci ATCC 35585 includes:
- a CDS encoding peptide methionine sulfoxide reductase yields MGNTRKEIKVLPENKNTIYLAGGCFWGVEGYFQRINGVVNTETGYANGKTQDTDYEHIKTTDHAETVKVEYDRSKISLEEILLHYFRIIDPTSVNKQGNDIGRQYRTGIYYEKDEDEEIIKKVMDFESKKYGKLAVENQKLKNFVLAEEYHQDYLDKNPNGYCHINLSLAKKPLIEEDLKLIQKKTINDLDELSRSVMFNSATERPFTSPLNQEYRKGIYVDKFSGEPLFASKDKFNSGCGWPSFSKPILSDKIEERIDKSHGMIRTEVRSKNSDVHLGHVFTDGPKEKGGLRYCINGASLEFVPFEEMDDRGYGEYKVLCE; encoded by the coding sequence ATGGGAAACACACGAAAAGAAATAAAAGTTCTACCTGAGAATAAAAATACGATTTACCTAGCAGGAGGATGTTTCTGGGGCGTGGAAGGATACTTCCAAAGGATTAACGGTGTTGTAAACACCGAAACGGGATATGCCAATGGGAAGACGCAAGATACGGATTATGAGCATATTAAGACTACGGACCATGCGGAAACAGTAAAAGTGGAATATGATCGTTCCAAGATTTCTTTGGAAGAAATTTTGCTTCATTATTTCCGTATTATTGATCCAACTTCAGTCAATAAACAGGGAAATGATATAGGACGTCAATATCGTACTGGAATCTATTATGAAAAGGATGAAGACGAAGAGATTATCAAAAAAGTCATGGATTTTGAAAGCAAGAAATATGGAAAACTAGCTGTAGAAAATCAGAAATTGAAGAATTTCGTGTTAGCTGAGGAATATCATCAGGATTATTTAGATAAAAATCCAAATGGATACTGCCATATAAATTTAAGCTTGGCGAAAAAACCTTTGATAGAGGAAGATTTAAAACTCATCCAAAAGAAAACAATCAATGACTTGGACGAGCTTTCTCGATCGGTCATGTTTAATTCAGCAACGGAGCGTCCTTTTACGAGTCCATTAAACCAGGAATATCGTAAGGGAATTTATGTAGATAAATTTAGCGGAGAACCCTTATTTGCTTCTAAGGATAAATTCAATTCCGGATGCGGATGGCCGAGCTTTTCAAAACCTATTTTAAGCGACAAGATAGAGGAAAGAATTGATAAAAGTCACGGCATGATCAGAACTGAAGTAAGAAGTAAAAATTCGGATGTTCATTTAGGACATGTATTTACAGATGGACCTAAAGAAAAAGGTGGACTCAGATACTGTATCAACGGCGCTAGTCTTGAATTTGTCCCATTTGAGGAGATGGATGATAGGGGATATGGGGAGTATAAAGTGCTTTGTGAGTGA
- a CDS encoding phosphoribosylanthranilate isomerase: MGILFKEFRDICLYLNKIGIVPTLMGSLGLEFISKEDWDPSDIDIHVMGDRRGWEAPDELRICDWDKIMTVMKKLGYDLVDLHEHEFRKDGISVEYGSIDSLYDFAGIYESDIKLIQLNEIKFRVPSLKQFLSIYESSSKDSYRNNNNNNKDFKKIEWLKRHI; this comes from the coding sequence ATGGGTATATTATTTAAAGAATTTAGGGACATTTGTTTATATCTAAATAAAATTGGAATAGTGCCCACGCTGATGGGTTCTTTAGGATTAGAATTTATATCAAAAGAAGATTGGGATCCATCAGATATTGATATTCACGTTATGGGAGATCGAAGAGGTTGGGAAGCTCCTGATGAACTCAGAATTTGTGATTGGGACAAAATAATGACGGTTATGAAGAAATTGGGATATGATTTAGTAGACCTTCATGAACATGAATTCCGAAAGGATGGAATTAGCGTAGAATATGGATCGATTGACTCTTTATACGATTTTGCGGGTATATATGAATCGGATATAAAACTTATTCAACTAAATGAAATAAAGTTTCGTGTACCGAGTCTAAAACAGTTTTTGAGTATTTATGAATCGTCATCAAAAGACTCATATAGAAACAATAATAATAACAATAAAGATTTTAAGAAGATTGAATGGTTGAAAAGACATATATAA
- a CDS encoding multidrug transporter, with protein MIFHEFGDKNFPHILLIHGGGNSWWNYLRQAQMLSDKYHVILPTLNGHGEEYQKDYISTEDSALQIMDYIKNNCDGKLFAVGGVSLGGQIAIELLSLDSDIAHKAIIDGSICIPQPKLARISIVIVKLFGKLMFSKVACKIQLSLMKKIYPNMAYPEEIENYYMEDMPRIPIKTLVTMYQTYMGRYTLKNAITESKAQVLYIYGEKEMSCVKESAKLFKEMHPNCTLYEAKGYNHGYLSAYLPLEWMALVNPFLKNNIY; from the coding sequence ATGATATTTCATGAATTTGGTGATAAAAATTTTCCACATATATTATTGATACACGGTGGAGGTAATTCCTGGTGGAATTATCTTCGGCAGGCTCAAATGTTATCCGATAAATACCATGTAATTTTACCAACACTTAATGGTCATGGAGAAGAATATCAAAAAGATTACATTTCAACTGAAGATTCTGCACTGCAAATTATGGATTATATAAAGAATAATTGTGATGGGAAATTGTTTGCTGTGGGTGGCGTTTCTCTGGGGGGTCAAATTGCAATTGAGTTATTGTCATTAGATAGTGATATAGCTCATAAAGCAATAATAGATGGGAGTATTTGTATTCCTCAACCTAAATTAGCAAGAATTAGTATAGTTATTGTAAAGTTATTTGGAAAACTTATGTTTAGCAAAGTGGCATGCAAAATCCAGTTGAGTTTAATGAAAAAAATATATCCCAATATGGCTTATCCAGAAGAAATAGAAAATTACTATATGGAGGATATGCCAAGGATTCCCATTAAAACATTAGTTACTATGTACCAAACATATATGGGAAGATATACACTTAAAAATGCTATTACAGAAAGTAAAGCACAGGTTTTATATATTTATGGTGAAAAAGAAATGAGTTGCGTTAAGGAGTCGGCTAAGCTATTTAAGGAAATGCATCCCAATTGTACTCTATATGAAGCTAAAGGTTATAATCATGGATATCTATCAGCTTATCTACCTTTAGAGTGGATGGCTTTGGTTAATCCATTTTTGAAAAACAATATTTATTAA
- a CDS encoding GMP synthase, with the protein MKQEMIVVLDFGGQYNQLIARRVRECGVYCEVLSYQTPIDELIAKEPKGIILTGGPNSVYDEASPHYEKALFEAGIPILGICYGAQLMAYSTGGKVETATTSEYGKTDVNVTCDKSLLFGGVENETVVWMSHTDMITEVGEGFAITAHTDKCPVAAMENAEKKLYAVQYHPEVTHSVKGQQMLSNFVYEVCGCKGDWKMADFTRNTIEEIKERVGDGKVLCALSGGVDSSVAAVLLSKAVGKNLTCVFVDHGLLRKNEAEEVERIFGEEGDYDLNFVHVKASERFYEKLAGVSEPEAKRKIIGEEFIRVFEEEAKKIGAVDYLVQGTIYPDVIESGLGKSAVIKSHHNVGGLPDYVDFKEIIEPLRMLFKDEVRAVGLELGLPEHLVFRQPFPGPGLGVRIIGEVSAEKVKIVQDADAIMREEFAKAGLDKKVNQYFAALTNMRSVGVMGDFRTYDYAIALRAVTTSDFMTAEAAEIPWETLQLIMNRIVNEVEHVNRVFYDLTSKPPGTIELE; encoded by the coding sequence ATGAAACAAGAAATGATAGTTGTCCTTGATTTTGGAGGTCAGTACAATCAGCTTATAGCGCGTAGAGTCAGAGAGTGCGGAGTTTACTGCGAGGTTCTATCCTATCAAACTCCGATAGATGAGCTCATCGCAAAGGAGCCAAAGGGTATAATCCTAACAGGTGGTCCTAACAGTGTTTATGATGAGGCATCGCCTCATTATGAGAAGGCTTTGTTTGAGGCAGGTATTCCTATTCTTGGAATCTGCTACGGAGCGCAGCTTATGGCTTACTCGACAGGAGGCAAGGTAGAGACTGCAACAACGAGTGAATACGGTAAGACGGACGTAAATGTGACATGCGATAAGAGTCTTCTGTTTGGTGGTGTCGAAAACGAGACTGTAGTTTGGATGAGCCACACAGATATGATTACAGAGGTTGGGGAAGGCTTTGCTATAACAGCTCATACTGACAAGTGCCCAGTTGCTGCCATGGAAAATGCAGAGAAGAAGCTCTATGCAGTTCAGTATCACCCAGAGGTTACTCACAGCGTTAAGGGACAGCAGATGCTATCAAATTTCGTTTACGAAGTTTGCGGCTGTAAGGGCGATTGGAAGATGGCTGACTTCACGAGAAACACAATAGAAGAGATAAAGGAAAGAGTAGGTGACGGTAAGGTTCTATGCGCACTTTCAGGAGGTGTGGATTCTTCCGTTGCAGCTGTTCTTCTATCAAAGGCAGTAGGTAAAAACCTAACCTGCGTATTCGTTGACCACGGACTCCTCCGCAAAAACGAGGCTGAGGAGGTTGAAAGAATCTTTGGTGAAGAAGGTGACTATGACCTTAACTTCGTTCACGTAAAAGCGAGCGAAAGATTCTACGAAAAGCTTGCAGGTGTATCAGAACCAGAAGCAAAGCGTAAGATTATAGGTGAAGAGTTCATCAGAGTATTTGAGGAAGAGGCTAAGAAGATAGGCGCAGTTGATTACCTTGTTCAGGGAACAATCTATCCAGATGTTATTGAGAGCGGACTAGGTAAATCAGCAGTAATCAAAAGCCACCACAATGTAGGAGGTCTTCCTGACTACGTTGATTTTAAAGAAATCATAGAGCCACTTCGAATGCTTTTCAAAGACGAAGTAAGAGCAGTAGGTCTTGAGCTAGGTCTTCCAGAGCATCTAGTATTCAGACAGCCATTCCCAGGACCAGGGCTAGGTGTGAGAATCATAGGAGAAGTAAGCGCAGAGAAGGTAAAAATTGTTCAGGATGCAGATGCCATCATGAGAGAGGAATTTGCCAAGGCAGGCCTTGATAAGAAGGTAAATCAGTACTTTGCAGCGCTCACAAACATGCGCTCAGTCGGAGTAATGGGTGACTTCAGAACCTACGACTATGCAATTGCACTTCGTGCAGTAACAACATCAGACTTTATGACAGCAGAAGCAGCAGAAATCCCATGGGAAACCCTGCAGCTGATAATGAATAGAATCGTAAATGAAGTAGAACACGTAAACCGCGTATTCTATGACCTAACGAGCAAACCACCAGGAACAATTGAGCTCGAATAA
- a CDS encoding inosine-5-monophosphate dehydrogenase (catalyzes the synthesis of xanthosine monophosphate by the NAD+ dependent oxidation of inosine monophosphate), translated as MAQFIDEPSRTFNEYLLIPGFTSKDCTPENVDLSTPVVKYKVGEKPSIRANIPLVSAVMQAVSNDTMAVALAKEGGISFIFGSQSIDNQAEMIRKVKSYKAGFVRSDSNLRPDQTLADVLALKQERGHSTIAITEDGTPSGKIVGLVTSRDYRVSRLDKSTKISEFMTPFEKLIFAKDGVTLSEANDILWENKLNALPIIDENQRLTHFVFRKDYDSHKSNPNELLDDHKRYIVGAGINSRDYAERVPKLIEAGVDILCIDSSEGYSEYQKDTIGWIRENYGDTVKVGAGNVVDAEGFRYLADAGADFVKIGIGGGSICITREQKGIGRGQASAVIEVARARDEYMKETGIYIPICSDGGIVYDYHMTLALAMGADFIMLGRYFARFDESPTSVLNINGNYVKEYWGEGSNRARNWQRYDLGSENTDNKMKFEEGVDSYVPYAGSLHDNVMLSLNKVKSTMCNCGSLSIHELQSKAKITLVSATSIVEGGAHDVILRDSSQNVLR; from the coding sequence ATGGCGCAGTTTATCGATGAACCATCAAGAACGTTTAATGAGTACCTTTTGATTCCTGGCTTTACAAGCAAGGATTGTACTCCAGAAAATGTTGATTTATCAACACCAGTAGTTAAGTATAAGGTAGGGGAAAAGCCATCGATACGTGCAAATATTCCTCTAGTTTCAGCGGTAATGCAGGCCGTATCAAATGACACTATGGCAGTTGCGCTCGCTAAGGAAGGTGGAATCTCTTTCATATTCGGCTCACAGTCAATCGATAATCAGGCCGAGATGATTCGCAAGGTTAAGTCGTACAAGGCTGGATTTGTAAGAAGCGACAGCAATCTTCGTCCAGACCAGACTCTTGCAGATGTTCTTGCTCTTAAGCAGGAGAGAGGTCATTCAACAATCGCTATCACAGAGGATGGAACTCCTTCAGGTAAGATTGTTGGTCTTGTTACAAGCCGTGACTACAGAGTTAGCAGACTTGACAAGAGCACTAAGATTAGCGAATTCATGACTCCATTTGAGAAGCTAATTTTCGCTAAGGACGGAGTGACTCTATCAGAGGCTAATGATATTTTATGGGAGAACAAGCTAAACGCTCTTCCTATTATAGACGAAAACCAGAGACTTACACACTTCGTATTCAGAAAGGACTACGACAGCCATAAGTCAAATCCTAACGAGCTTTTGGATGACCATAAGCGTTACATAGTAGGTGCTGGTATCAACAGCCGTGACTATGCAGAGCGTGTTCCTAAGCTTATCGAAGCTGGTGTAGATATTCTTTGTATCGACTCATCTGAGGGATATTCAGAATATCAGAAGGATACTATCGGCTGGATTCGTGAGAACTACGGGGATACAGTTAAGGTAGGTGCCGGAAATGTTGTCGATGCAGAAGGTTTCAGATATCTAGCAGATGCTGGTGCTGACTTTGTTAAGATTGGTATCGGTGGTGGATCAATCTGTATCACTAGAGAGCAGAAGGGTATCGGCAGAGGTCAGGCTTCAGCGGTAATTGAGGTTGCTAGAGCTCGTGACGAGTATATGAAGGAGACAGGAATATACATCCCAATTTGTTCAGATGGCGGTATCGTTTACGATTACCACATGACACTTGCACTTGCAATGGGAGCTGATTTCATCATGCTTGGTAGATACTTTGCAAGATTTGATGAATCGCCAACAAGCGTACTCAATATCAACGGAAACTACGTTAAGGAGTACTGGGGTGAGGGCTCAAACCGTGCAAGAAACTGGCAGAGATATGACCTAGGTAGTGAAAACACCGACAATAAGATGAAGTTTGAGGAAGGCGTTGATTCATACGTTCCATATGCTGGATCACTTCACGACAATGTAATGCTTTCGCTAAATAAGGTGAAATCTACAATGTGCAACTGCGGTTCGCTCAGCATACATGAGCTGCAGTCAAAGGCAAAGATTACACTCGTTTCTGCGACATCCATCGTCGAGGGTGGTGCACACGACGTAATTTTGAGAGATTCAAGTCAGAACGTCTTGAGATAG
- a CDS encoding cytochrome C552: MEEKVLDLLVDLCGDEIVRENPDINLLDEELIDSLDYTELLVNIEEAFGIVMSPSEFTREQMDTPAKIIEQVRARLK; the protein is encoded by the coding sequence ATGGAAGAGAAAGTTTTAGATTTACTAGTTGATCTTTGTGGAGATGAAATCGTAAGAGAAAATCCAGATATCAATCTACTTGATGAGGAGCTTATCGACTCACTCGATTACACAGAGCTTTTAGTTAACATTGAGGAAGCATTTGGCATTGTAATGTCACCATCTGAGTTCACAAGAGAGCAGATGGATACACCAGCAAAGATTATTGAGCAGGTTAGAGCGAGACTTAAATAA
- a CDS encoding alanyl transferase gives MTLFGGSYFFYITLMLAIPTIVLGCLGKNQKYYGFLVSLLMVYLTMKDSPVAIAYMAAYCVLELLIVKGYQIICTRGIKSNKLYYLFIALSLMPLVIWKITSFTGLGKGIFAFIGLSYMSFKSIQMIIEIHDGLIKEVSTFEFIYFLIFFPSLLSGPIERSRDFHRDLTEVPGRESYIEMVGDGLMKVCLGMVYKFVLAAGLYQALIWLGRGDRIPNLIVYMYSYGGYLFFDFAGYSLMAVGIGYIFGVKLPDNFRKPFIATDMKDFWDRWHISLSYWFRDFIFSRFMMKAIKGKWFKSRLTGASVGFIINMGIMGVWHGLDSQYIIYGLYHGILLSITEVYQKKSKFHKKHKKNKLYKFVSWFITLNLVMFGFLIFSGRLNQLFTNPQ, from the coding sequence ATGACATTATTTGGAGGATCGTACTTCTTCTACATAACTTTAATGCTTGCAATACCGACGATCGTACTCGGATGTCTAGGAAAGAATCAGAAATACTACGGATTCCTAGTCAGCCTCCTGATGGTTTACCTGACCATGAAGGATTCACCGGTTGCAATAGCATACATGGCTGCTTACTGCGTATTAGAGCTACTGATAGTAAAGGGATACCAAATAATATGTACACGCGGAATCAAGAGCAATAAGTTATATTATCTATTTATAGCGCTTTCTTTGATGCCGCTAGTAATATGGAAGATTACATCGTTTACGGGTTTAGGCAAGGGCATATTTGCCTTTATCGGTCTATCGTATATGAGCTTCAAGTCCATACAGATGATAATCGAGATTCACGATGGACTTATCAAAGAAGTAAGCACCTTCGAGTTCATATACTTTTTGATATTCTTCCCAAGCTTGCTATCGGGTCCGATAGAAAGAAGCAGGGACTTCCACAGAGATCTCACTGAGGTTCCAGGAAGGGAATCATACATTGAGATGGTGGGAGATGGACTTATGAAGGTCTGTCTAGGAATGGTATATAAGTTTGTGCTAGCAGCTGGACTATATCAGGCACTCATATGGCTAGGCAGAGGAGATAGAATACCTAATCTAATCGTTTACATGTACTCATACGGTGGATATCTGTTCTTCGACTTTGCGGGATACAGCTTGATGGCTGTCGGCATAGGATATATCTTCGGAGTAAAGCTACCAGACAACTTCCGCAAGCCGTTTATAGCAACAGATATGAAGGACTTCTGGGATAGATGGCACATAAGCCTTTCATACTGGTTTAGAGATTTCATCTTCTCCAGATTCATGATGAAGGCTATCAAGGGCAAATGGTTTAAGAGCAGGCTCACAGGTGCATCGGTTGGCTTTATAATAAACATGGGAATAATGGGTGTCTGGCACGGACTAGATTCACAGTACATAATATACGGTCTATACCACGGCATACTTTTATCGATTACTGAGGTATACCAGAAGAAATCCAAGTTCCATAAGAAGCATAAGAAAAACAAGTTATACAAGTTCGTAAGCTGGTTTATAACACTGAACCTAGTAATGTTCGGATTCCTGATCTTCTCAGGAAGACTTAATCAGCTATTTACGAATCCGCAATAG
- a CDS encoding 4Fe-4S ferredoxin — MRLFNRVNYFSKGRVGRSETKRTLLQFVFAAMANPHFKGFLDGRIYNGSSKAVCVPGLNCYSCPGAAGACPIGSLQAIIGSPKYMVSLYVMGLLMLFGTLLGRLVCGFLCVFGLVQDLLFKIPTPKFKLSKAVDSKLRYLKYVVLIVMVIALPMFLTNRIGIAPPYFCKYLCPAGTIEAAFPLLAKNPFLRETIGHIFFIKLSILIVVVLSSIFVYRPFCKYLCPLGAIYGLFNKLGIFRLEFEKSKCVDCGLCEKSCKMDIDVRNKLNSAECIRCGACIKACNHGALDSLIGLKTKGSFVNKSEKSS, encoded by the coding sequence ATGAGACTTTTTAATAGGGTAAATTACTTTTCAAAAGGCAGAGTAGGAAGGTCTGAAACCAAAAGAACTCTGCTTCAATTTGTTTTTGCCGCTATGGCAAATCCACATTTTAAGGGATTTTTAGATGGAAGAATATATAATGGAAGCAGTAAGGCTGTTTGCGTTCCGGGGCTAAACTGTTACTCATGCCCTGGTGCTGCGGGTGCCTGTCCTATAGGCTCTCTTCAGGCCATCATAGGCTCGCCAAAGTATATGGTCTCACTTTATGTTATGGGACTTTTGATGTTATTTGGCACGCTTTTGGGCAGACTGGTATGCGGTTTTCTATGTGTCTTTGGACTTGTGCAGGATCTACTTTTTAAGATTCCAACACCAAAGTTTAAGCTGAGTAAGGCAGTTGATTCCAAACTTAGATACCTTAAATATGTGGTTTTGATTGTAATGGTAATCGCACTTCCGATGTTTTTGACAAATAGGATTGGAATAGCACCACCATATTTCTGCAAGTATCTATGTCCTGCTGGAACAATAGAGGCAGCTTTTCCGCTCCTTGCAAAGAATCCGTTTTTGAGAGAAACCATAGGGCATATTTTCTTCATAAAGCTATCTATTTTGATAGTTGTAGTTCTATCATCAATATTTGTTTATCGTCCGTTTTGCAAGTATCTTTGTCCGCTTGGTGCGATTTACGGCTTGTTCAACAAGCTAGGCATATTCAGACTTGAATTTGAGAAATCAAAATGTGTAGACTGCGGTCTCTGCGAAAAGAGCTGTAAGATGGATATAGATGTGAGAAATAAGCTTAATTCGGCAGAGTGTATAAGGTGCGGCGCCTGCATCAAGGCATGCAATCATGGAGCGCTTGATTCACTTATAGGGCTAAAGACAAAGGGAAGTTTTGTAAATAAAAGTGAGAAAAGCTCATAA
- a CDS encoding prolyl-tRNA synthetase: MMKKHEKTNVMRILDQKKIDYISHSYEGTGAVSGVEVAEALGQNPDFVFKTLVTEGKSKEHYVFVIPVASELDLKKAAHAVSEKSVSMIKSKELLPLTGYIHGGCSPIGMKKFFKTVIDESALGCEKIVFSAGKIGYQVEMSLDELSKVIAFSTADLKEN, encoded by the coding sequence ATCATGAAGAAACACGAAAAGACTAATGTGATGAGAATTCTCGACCAAAAGAAGATAGATTATATCAGTCACAGCTATGAGGGAACTGGAGCTGTAAGCGGAGTTGAAGTCGCTGAGGCATTAGGGCAGAACCCTGATTTTGTTTTCAAGACTCTTGTAACTGAAGGAAAAAGCAAGGAGCATTATGTATTTGTTATACCTGTTGCTTCAGAGCTAGACCTTAAGAAGGCGGCCCATGCAGTCAGTGAAAAGAGCGTTTCTATGATTAAATCAAAGGAATTACTTCCGCTAACAGGATATATTCACGGGGGCTGCTCGCCTATAGGAATGAAGAAATTTTTCAAAACTGTCATAGATGAAAGTGCACTTGGATGTGAGAAGATAGTTTTCAGTGCTGGCAAAATTGGGTATCAAGTAGAGATGAGCCTAGATGAGCTTTCCAAGGTGATTGCTTTCAGCACGGCAGATTTAAAGGAAAATTAG
- a CDS encoding branched-chain amino acid permease has protein sequence MNIDLYSLALVSVMAFALLFLRVFPFLVFRGKETPMLVEYLGKYLPYAIMGMMVVYCLKETKIMGPFHGIPELIAIIVTVAMQLWKKNSLLAIVFGTGTYVILVNYVFI, from the coding sequence ATGAACATTGATCTTTATTCACTGGCACTTGTATCCGTTATGGCCTTTGCACTTTTATTTCTTAGGGTATTTCCGTTTCTGGTTTTCAGGGGCAAGGAAACTCCTATGCTCGTAGAGTATCTTGGCAAGTATCTGCCATATGCAATAATGGGTATGATGGTGGTCTACTGTCTTAAGGAGACGAAAATCATGGGACCCTTCCATGGAATTCCTGAGCTAATAGCCATAATCGTAACCGTGGCGATGCAGCTTTGGAAGAAGAATAGCTTGCTAGCGATAGTGTTTGGAACAGGGACTTACGTGATACTTGTAAACTATGTGTTTATTTAA
- a CDS encoding branched-chain amino acid transporter AzlC, whose product MSREAFKTILLRTLPIMTGYVVLGIGFGIMLNQAGYGVGWAILMCLVVFSGTMQYVGVGLMASGASILTTLIMSLAINARYLFYGLSLIDKYRGSGWKKPYLIFSITDETFAILCSSTVPHGMKPHNYYFSVSLLNHIYWIFGCAVGTMINTGFKLELKGVDFALTALIISIFVDQWRSCKKHFPAILGVTITIVCLCVFGRENFLLPALLISVAALLAGRRWIDEH is encoded by the coding sequence ATGAGTAGGGAAGCTTTTAAGACAATTTTACTACGCACATTGCCAATAATGACAGGCTATGTGGTATTGGGAATAGGCTTTGGAATTATGCTCAATCAAGCTGGTTACGGCGTTGGATGGGCTATTTTGATGTGTCTTGTTGTATTTTCTGGAACCATGCAGTATGTGGGTGTTGGTCTTATGGCTAGCGGTGCTTCTATTTTGACTACTCTCATCATGTCTCTTGCTATCAATGCAAGATATTTGTTTTACGGGCTTTCTTTGATTGACAAATACCGCGGGAGTGGATGGAAGAAGCCATATCTAATATTTTCTATTACGGATGAGACCTTTGCAATTCTGTGTTCGAGCACGGTTCCACATGGGATGAAGCCTCACAACTATTATTTTTCAGTATCACTTTTAAATCACATTTATTGGATATTTGGATGTGCTGTAGGCACTATGATAAACACTGGCTTTAAGCTTGAGCTTAAGGGCGTTGACTTTGCGCTAACAGCTTTGATTATATCTATTTTTGTTGATCAGTGGAGAAGCTGCAAAAAGCATTTTCCTGCGATTTTAGGTGTTACGATTACAATTGTCTGTCTATGTGTATTCGGTAGGGAGAACTTCCTTCTTCCGGCACTACTTATTTCAGTTGCAGCTTTGCTAGCGGGAAGGCGGTGGATAGATGAACATTGA